Within Microbacterium proteolyticum, the genomic segment TCGGGCGCCCGGCGCTCGCGATCCTGGCCGCGACCGCGCTGTTCTACAACATCGGCTTCTTCACGCTGCTGGCGTTCTCGCCGTTCCCGCTCGGCTTCGGCGCGATGGGTATCGGACTGACGTTCTTCGGCTGGGGGCTGGCGCTGGCGATCACCAGCGTGTGGGTGGCTCCCCTGCTCCTGCGCCGGATGCGGTTGACCTCCGTGCTGCTCGTGGCCCTGCCGCTGTTGGCGGCGGACCTGCTCGTCGCGGCCTTCGTCGTCGGCTCCGCCCCCGGACTGGTGGCCTGCATCATCGTCGGCGGCCTCGTGCTCGGCGTCGTCAACACCGCGCTCACCGAGGCGGTCATGGAGGCGACCGACCTCCCCCGCTCGGTCGCGTCGTCGGCGTACTCGGCGGTCCGGTTCCTCGGCGGCGCCGTGGCCCCGCCGCTCGCCGCGTTCCTGTGGCACGCCGTCAGCGCGGGAGCGCCGTACATCATGGCGACCGTCTCGGTGCTGATCGCCGCCGCGTGCGTGCTGTTCGGTCGCCGCGCGCTCGCGCACATCGATCAGGCGCACCCGACCGCTGCCGACGAAGGGGCTGCCGTCCTCGTGGGCGACGCGGCCTGACACCCGCACGCGACGAGCGCCCGGTCACCGACATCGTGTCGGCGGCCGGGCGCTCTCGCGTGGATCGGGTCAGTCGCGCACGCGTCGACGACGAAGGACGATCGTGACGACCCCACCCACGATCAGCATCACGATGCCGATCCCGATCGCCGTCGCGACCGAGGGCGCGCCGGTCGAGGCGAGGCCCGCCGGGGACGCCGCGACGGCGGATGCACTCGCGCTCGGCGTCGGTGTGGGGGTCGCCGTCGGCGATGCGGTGGGCTCGGGCGTCGCTGTGGGCTCCGGCGTCGCCGTGGGGTCGGTGGTCGGAGTTGAAGTCGGAGTCGGGGTCGGGGTGGGAGTGGGCGTGGGGTCCGGCTCGGCGAAGAGTTCACGGACGACGTCGGCCGCGTGACCGGCCGCGAAAGCCGCACCGGACGCGTTCGGGTGGAGGGCACCGATCTTGACTCCGCCGAACGGCAGTCCGCTCACGGGGATGCTGTCGGGCGACAGCGTGAGGCTGATGCCGTTGACGTAGGAGTCCGCGGGGGTGCACGGGCTGTGCGCCACCGAGTCGGCGAGGAGCGACACGTAGGTCGCCCCCGCCGCCTGCGTCGCCGCGGACATGGCGTCGTCGAGGTACACCTGGGTGTCGTGCAG encodes:
- a CDS encoding MFS transporter; translated protein: MSSTPSIWKQPAQVWAVAFACVVAFMGIGLVDPILPAIAESLEASPVETELLFTSYLVVTGLAMLVTSWISSRIGAKATLLVGLGLIVVFALFCALSGSVDAVIGFRAGWGLGNALFISTALATIVGAASGGSSAAIILYEAALGLGIAVGPLLGGILGEASWRGPFFGVVVLMAIAFVAVAVLLRGPSPARTPIPFSAPFRALGRPALAILAATALFYNIGFFTLLAFSPFPLGFGAMGIGLTFFGWGLALAITSVWVAPLLLRRMRLTSVLLVALPLLAADLLVAAFVVGSAPGLVACIIVGGLVLGVVNTALTEAVMEATDLPRSVASSAYSAVRFLGGAVAPPLAAFLWHAVSAGAPYIMATVSVLIAAACVLFGRRALAHIDQAHPTAADEGAAVLVGDAA